One genomic segment of Prochlorococcus marinus str. MIT 0919 includes these proteins:
- a CDS encoding DUF4346 domain-containing protein → MRNKFSSNSLTSEIISIDSEYSKRFIHLDPNGYFIIKLDLQGNTIIVEHYTNNLDELGRATDPKTGKPIKCTTNKKRQPIAVYQGRSAKEVGIQLTEGENKIKTECIDHALYLGRELQKAEYCLINKIAYIQD, encoded by the coding sequence ATGAGAAACAAATTTTCTTCAAATTCATTAACTAGTGAAATTATAAGTATTGATTCTGAATACTCAAAAAGATTCATTCATCTAGACCCAAATGGTTATTTCATAATCAAATTAGATCTACAGGGCAATACAATAATCGTAGAACATTACACGAACAATCTAGATGAACTTGGAAGGGCTACAGATCCTAAAACTGGGAAGCCAATTAAATGTACAACAAATAAAAAGCGTCAACCAATTGCGGTTTATCAAGGACGGAGTGCTAAAGAAGTTGGGATACAACTCACAGAAGGTGAAAATAAAATCAAAACCGAATGTATAGATCATGCTCTGTATCTAGGAAGAGAACTACAAAAAGCGGAATACTGTCTAATCAATAAAATTGCTTATATCCAAGATTAG
- the rimO gene encoding 30S ribosomal protein S12 methylthiotransferase RimO: protein MIRTCSGKIVADSLRSPNDRDLSVAFLHLGCEKNLVDTEHMMGLLKQDGFGVTSNSDHAEVVVVNTCSFIEQAREESVRVLVELADKGKEIIIAGCLAQHFQMKLLESIPEAKAIVGTGDYQNIVEVLHRVRQGEIVNKVSDQPVFVGDEHLPRYRTTGKHVAYLKVAEGCNYRCAFCIIPTLRGNQRSRSLDSIINEANQLAAEGVKELILISQITTNYGIDIYHRPYLAELLRALGDVDIPWIRIHYAYPTGLTKDVLAAYREVSNVLPYLDLPLQHSHPDVLRAMNRPWQSDVNSLVLDRIREQLPEAILRTTLIVGFPGETRIQFEHLCSFIQEQKFDHVGVFTFSKELGTKAAEFTDQVPLKLAQARKDKIISIQQPISEAKNQACVGRNLDVLIERKDLNTQELIGRCARFAPEVDGEVRMRIPDGESSIQAGSMVNVLITGSDLYDLTGEIVDP, encoded by the coding sequence ATGATTAGGACTTGCTCTGGAAAAATTGTTGCTGATTCTCTTCGTTCCCCTAATGATCGAGATCTTTCAGTTGCTTTTTTACATTTGGGATGTGAAAAGAACCTTGTAGATACTGAGCACATGATGGGCTTGCTAAAACAGGATGGTTTTGGAGTCACTAGTAATTCCGATCATGCAGAGGTTGTTGTTGTAAACACTTGTAGTTTTATAGAGCAAGCACGTGAAGAGTCTGTAAGGGTTTTAGTAGAACTTGCTGATAAGGGGAAGGAAATAATTATTGCAGGATGTTTGGCCCAACATTTTCAAATGAAGTTACTGGAATCTATCCCTGAAGCTAAGGCAATTGTAGGCACAGGAGATTATCAAAACATCGTTGAAGTTTTACATAGAGTTCGTCAGGGGGAAATAGTAAATAAAGTTAGTGATCAACCTGTTTTTGTGGGCGATGAACATTTACCACGTTATAGAACAACTGGTAAACATGTTGCTTATCTGAAAGTTGCTGAAGGCTGTAATTATCGATGTGCTTTCTGTATTATCCCCACATTACGTGGTAATCAAAGGAGTAGATCACTTGACTCAATTATTAATGAGGCCAATCAACTTGCTGCTGAAGGTGTTAAAGAATTAATTTTAATTAGTCAGATAACAACTAATTATGGAATAGATATTTATCATCGACCTTATCTTGCAGAACTTTTAAGAGCTCTTGGAGATGTTGATATTCCTTGGATCCGAATACATTACGCATATCCAACTGGACTGACAAAAGATGTGCTAGCAGCCTATAGAGAAGTCTCAAATGTTTTGCCATATCTTGATTTACCGCTTCAACATAGCCATCCAGATGTTTTGAGAGCCATGAATCGTCCTTGGCAGTCAGATGTAAACTCCCTTGTTTTAGATCGTATTAGAGAACAATTACCTGAAGCAATTCTAAGAACTACTTTGATTGTTGGTTTCCCAGGAGAAACCCGGATTCAGTTTGAACATCTTTGCTCTTTTATTCAAGAGCAAAAATTTGATCATGTTGGTGTATTTACTTTTTCTAAAGAATTAGGAACGAAAGCAGCTGAATTTACCGATCAAGTTCCCTTGAAGTTGGCTCAGGCAAGAAAAGATAAGATCATTTCTATTCAACAACCTATTTCAGAAGCTAAAAATCAAGCTTGTGTTGGAAGGAATTTAGATGTTCTTATTGAGCGTAAAGACTTAAATACACAAGAGCTGATAGGCCGTTGCGCTCGCTTTGCACCAGAAGTTGATGGTGAAGTTAGGATGAGGATTCCTGATGGAGAATCAAGTATTCAAGCTGGAAGTATGGTGAATGTTTTGATCACCGGTTCTGATCTGTATGACCTCACAGGAGAGATTGTTGACCCTTAG
- a CDS encoding GNAT family N-acetyltransferase yields the protein MSEYSVRWLSSIREIPEEYWQSLVGENLNPFFQWEWLKILESSDSISSKNGWQPIHLSIWKKNKPIGIALLYLKNHSYGEFIFDNVFVKVSQELKLRYYPKLIGMSPLSPIEGYKFFISSQEDENKTTKMMLDIIDEFAITNKILSCNFLYVDNMWAQIVKQSEYLAWINQQSLWESSGENNFSDYLARFNANQRRNIKRERKSIERSKISIRAITGNDVNNNILQTMHEFYAEHCSKWGVWGSKYLTKSFFDELALINTKNQIVLFSAYKEAPDKPLAMSFCMRNEEMLWGRYWGSKESIENLHFEVCYYSPIEWAINNGIKKFDPGAGGRHKKRRGFISTPRVSLHKWYNKHMSELLKAWLPKVNLYIQEEIHASNNEVPFKSNQIEL from the coding sequence ATGAGTGAATACAGCGTGAGATGGCTTTCTTCAATAAGAGAGATACCAGAAGAGTATTGGCAAAGCCTTGTTGGGGAAAATCTAAATCCTTTTTTTCAGTGGGAATGGCTAAAAATATTAGAAAGCTCAGATAGTATTTCAAGCAAAAATGGATGGCAACCCATTCATTTGAGTATTTGGAAGAAAAACAAGCCTATTGGGATTGCACTTCTATATTTAAAAAACCACAGTTATGGAGAATTTATTTTTGACAATGTATTTGTAAAAGTATCGCAAGAATTAAAGCTCAGGTATTACCCAAAACTAATTGGCATGAGTCCTCTTAGCCCCATAGAAGGTTATAAATTTTTCATTTCTTCTCAAGAAGATGAAAACAAGACAACAAAAATGATGCTTGATATTATAGATGAATTTGCGATAACCAATAAAATCTTAAGTTGTAATTTCCTATATGTAGATAATATGTGGGCACAAATAGTAAAACAATCAGAATACTTAGCGTGGATAAATCAACAAAGTTTATGGGAATCCTCTGGGGAGAATAACTTTTCTGATTATCTTGCTAGGTTTAACGCTAATCAGCGTCGAAATATAAAAAGAGAAAGGAAAAGTATTGAAAGATCTAAAATAAGTATAAGGGCAATAACTGGAAATGATGTTAATAATAATATACTACAAACTATGCATGAATTTTATGCAGAACATTGTTCGAAATGGGGAGTTTGGGGAAGTAAGTATTTAACAAAATCATTTTTTGACGAATTAGCATTGATAAATACAAAAAATCAGATTGTACTCTTCAGTGCATACAAGGAAGCACCTGATAAACCTTTAGCAATGTCTTTTTGTATGCGTAATGAAGAAATGCTGTGGGGAAGATATTGGGGATCTAAAGAAAGCATTGAAAACTTACATTTTGAGGTTTGTTACTACTCACCCATCGAATGGGCAATCAATAATGGTATTAAGAAATTTGATCCAGGAGCAGGTGGTAGGCACAAAAAACGAAGAGGCTTTATATCTACTCCGAGAGTGAGTCTTCACAAATGGTACAACAAGCATATGAGTGAACTTTTAAAAGCTTGGCTGCCTAAGGTAAATTTATACATTCAAGAGGAAATTCATGCATCAAACAATGAAGTCCCATTTAAAAGTAACCAAATAGAACTATGA
- the petL gene encoding cytochrome b6-f complex subunit PetL, with amino-acid sequence MGIIFYVSLVGLGLGAAFGIQKILQAIKLI; translated from the coding sequence ATGGGAATTATTTTTTATGTAAGTCTTGTAGGCCTTGGCTTAGGAGCAGCCTTTGGAATACAAAAAATTCTCCAGGCAATAAAATTGATCTAA
- a CDS encoding vitamin K epoxide reductase family protein, with translation MESSLLKSRRRNDQGSKWARILVAVLATVGVIDTGSITFNRWGWIGSLSCPGGVEGCDKVLSSPWGNIFDGSNFSVPLSLIGLISYLTLLLLAILPLFPGLVERKKDSVRQTWWGLFLISIGMVSFSFLLIGIMLFKIKAFCFFCILSAFISTIILILTIISGGLDEPREMIYRGFLVSVAVLLGGFIWSASVDPSRSEALSNSQGVAPPAVVSKSTTSAIALAEHLTAIGAVKYSAYWCPHCHDQQEIFGKEAVKKLLLVECAPDGLNSQTKLCKEKNIEGFPSWEINGELQAGVKSLEELANISNYKGPRDF, from the coding sequence ATGGAATCTTCACTGCTTAAAAGTCGTCGACGTAACGACCAAGGGTCCAAATGGGCAAGAATCCTTGTAGCAGTTCTTGCAACGGTAGGAGTCATTGATACTGGTTCAATCACCTTTAATAGATGGGGGTGGATTGGATCATTATCTTGTCCTGGTGGAGTTGAAGGTTGCGACAAAGTACTTAGTAGTCCATGGGGGAATATATTTGATGGGAGTAATTTTTCTGTTCCATTATCTTTAATAGGATTAATTAGCTATTTAACACTACTACTACTAGCAATATTACCTCTATTCCCAGGACTTGTTGAAAGAAAAAAAGATTCAGTTAGACAAACTTGGTGGGGACTCTTCCTAATCTCGATAGGCATGGTTAGCTTCAGCTTCCTCCTTATAGGGATAATGCTATTCAAAATCAAAGCATTTTGTTTCTTTTGTATTCTTTCAGCATTTATATCAACAATTATTCTGATCTTAACTATAATTAGTGGAGGATTAGATGAACCGCGAGAAATGATATATAGAGGTTTTCTTGTTTCTGTTGCAGTTTTACTAGGTGGCTTTATATGGTCTGCATCTGTTGATCCAAGCAGGTCAGAAGCTTTATCAAATAGCCAAGGTGTCGCTCCTCCGGCTGTGGTGTCCAAGAGTACAACATCAGCAATAGCATTAGCAGAACATTTAACTGCTATTGGTGCCGTTAAATATTCCGCATATTGGTGCCCTCATTGTCATGATCAACAAGAGATATTTGGCAAAGAGGCTGTTAAGAAGCTTTTATTGGTGGAATGTGCCCCTGATGGTTTAAACAGTCAAACAAAACTTTGTAAAGAAAAGAATATTGAAGGTTTTCCCTCATGGGAAATTAATGGTGAACTTCAAGCAGGTGTTAAATCTCTAGAGGAATTGGCAAATATTAGTAACTATAAAGGCCCGAGAGATTTTTAG
- a CDS encoding RibD family protein, with product MLKKNILNTPYIRLVIVISIDGRVCDRNGLSQTIGGIGDRKVLENALAWSDATLMGTGTLKALKNICLIHNLNSLEKRNLEGKDNQPISLVIGKSQNISPEYDYFKQPVKRWLISTEDENKINSKVKNKFTMILKKKFTWSETLSDLQKLGLSKIVLLGGPKLIESFLIEDRINELQLTIAPKILGGDYPWLNYKDSYNESKWLLKETKVLENDELLVRYIRNKK from the coding sequence TTGCTTAAAAAAAATATCTTGAATACACCTTATATTAGACTTGTAATAGTAATTAGTATAGACGGAAGAGTTTGTGACAGAAATGGTCTCAGTCAAACAATAGGTGGTATCGGTGATAGAAAAGTTCTAGAAAACGCTTTAGCATGGTCTGATGCAACTCTAATGGGCACAGGAACATTAAAAGCTCTTAAAAATATTTGCTTGATTCATAATTTAAATTCACTCGAAAAAAGAAATTTAGAAGGCAAAGATAATCAACCTATATCACTAGTGATTGGAAAATCACAAAATATCTCTCCAGAGTATGATTATTTCAAACAACCGGTAAAAAGATGGTTAATCAGTACAGAAGACGAAAACAAGATAAATAGCAAGGTCAAAAATAAATTTACAATGATTTTAAAGAAGAAGTTTACATGGTCTGAAACCTTAAGTGATTTGCAAAAGTTAGGGTTATCAAAAATTGTTCTTCTTGGAGGACCTAAATTAATAGAATCATTCTTAATAGAAGACAGAATTAATGAACTTCAGCTAACAATTGCACCTAAAATACTAGGAGGTGATTATCCTTGGTTAAACTATAAAGATAGTTACAATGAAAGTAAATGGTTGTTGAAAGAAACGAAAGTATTAGAAAATGATGAATTACTTGTACGTTATATAAGAAATAAAAAGTGA